GTCATAGACACAACAGCCCACCAAAACGCATCTGGGATGCTGCCAAAGAAGGAATCTGGCTCCTCTGCCTCAGCAAAGAAGACAGCACTAGAGAACAAGATGACTCCAATGAACAGAAAGAAGATCAGCAATCCAAGCTCTCGCATGCTGGCCTTGAGGGTCTGTCCCAAAATTTGCAGTCCTTTGGAGTGTCGTGACAGCTTGAAGATCCTAAACACTCTGACCAGACGGATCACCCTGAGAATGGCCAGAGATGTTGCCTGCTCCCCCACTCCCTCGGTGTCTTGGTCTTCAGCCAGCTCAGTACCAAGTGTAATGAAGTACGGGATGATAGCCACGATGTCAATCATGTTCATCATGTTCTTGAAGAAGGCTGGCTTGCTTGGACATGCAAGAAAGCGAACTATCAACTCAAAGGAGAACCAGATAATACAGAGTGTCTCAATGACGAAGAAGGGGTCAGTGAGGATATTTGGCTTGTAATAATATGTAGAATTCCCAACTGAAATCATGCGGCCTGCTGGGTCCTCTTTTAGCTGGGGTAAAGTCTCTAAACAAAATATGACTATTGAAATCAGGATCACCATCACAGACACTATGGCGATCCCTCTTGCAGTGCTTGAACTTTCTGGGTGCTCAAAGAGCAGCCAAATCTGACGCTGGAACTCTTTCTCAGGCAGAGGACGCTCTTCCTCCCTGATGAAACCCTCATCCTCACGAAACTTCTCCATGGCCTCCACTCCCAGCTCATAAAATTTGATTTCTTCAGAGAACATATCCAAAGGGACATTCACTGGTCTTCGCAGACGGCCCCCAGACTGATAGTAATAGAGGATGGCGTCAAAACTGGGACgatttctgt
The sequence above is a segment of the Cheilinus undulatus linkage group 9, ASM1832078v1, whole genome shotgun sequence genome. Coding sequences within it:
- the kcna1a gene encoding potassium voltage-gated channel subfamily A member 1 translates to MTVVAGDNMDETSAVPGHPQDTYPPDHNDHECCERVVINIAGLRFETQLKTLSQFPETLLGNPKKRMRYFDPLRNEYFFDRNRPSFDAILYYYQSGGRLRRPVNVPLDMFSEEIKFYELGVEAMEKFREDEGFIREEERPLPEKEFQRQIWLLFEHPESSSTARGIAIVSVMVILISIVIFCLETLPQLKEDPAGRMISVGNSTYYYKPNILTDPFFVIETLCIIWFSFELIVRFLACPSKPAFFKNMMNMIDIVAIIPYFITLGTELAEDQDTEGVGEQATSLAILRVIRLVRVFRIFKLSRHSKGLQILGQTLKASMRELGLLIFFLFIGVILFSSAVFFAEAEEPDSFFGSIPDAFWWAVVSMTTVGYGDMVPITIGGKIVGSLCAIAGVLTIALPVPVIVSNFNYFYHRETEGEEQAQLLNVSIPNIPSETNSSRRSSSTVSKSEYMEIDGDINNSIDNFREANLRTGNCTIANQNCVNKSKLLTDV